Genomic window (Sulfurovum riftiae):
ACTGCAGATAGAAGTGAAAAAACTCGATGCGATCAAAAAAGAACTTGAGGCGCTGAAGACAGCAGAGGACTACAAAAAACAGGTGGAGCTCATCGATGCCCAGAAGAGACAGAAGAAAAAAGTTAAAAGCCTGAAGCGTTCACTGCGTGAGAACTATGTCAAACGTGGGATGGTGAAGAAGATCATTGCGGCATGGGTCATTACCGTCCCTGCGGCAGCCTTCCTCTCAGCGATCATTTTCTATGTGATCAAGGGTTTTGCCGCCTGATGTAAAAATGCTTTGGCAATCGATCTGTCAAAGCATATTCCCGCCCTTTTTTTCTACTTGTCTCCAGTTATTTTTGTATACCAAAGTGTTTTAAAGATGGTGCAAAAGTATTGATAGCGTTTTTTGTTATAATCTCCTTATGGAAAAAAATATAGAAATTGTCATTATTGAAGATGAAGAGGATATTCTGGAGCTTCTGGAGTACCACCTCTCCAAAGAGGGTTATGCAGTGACCGGTTTCCTCTCGACCGAGAATGTCGAACAGTTCCTCGAAGAGGAGACACCTGCCCTGATGCTGGTCGACCGGAACCTTCCGGGAACGGAAGGGAGTGAGTTCGTCGCCTATCTTCGGGATATCGGGTATGATATTCCCGTTATCTTCCTTACCGCAAAAGACCAGGAGTCCGAGCTTGAAGAGGGCTTTACCGCAGGGGGTGACGACTACATCTGTAAACCTTTCAACCCCAGAGAGTTGACACTGCGTGTCAAAGCCCTGCTGAAACGATCAGGGGCACTGCAGGAGCAGGAACGACTCAAGTACAGAGAGTTGACAATGGATCTCTCAAAAAAGAAATTGTTCGTCAATGATGAACCTGTCTCCCTGACCAACCTTGAATTCAATCTGCTGCATACGTTCATGAAGAATGTGGACAAGCCGCTTACGCGTGACTATTTGCGTCAGGAGGCATGGGGGCAGGATGGCGAAGGAGTCAATGACAATGCGGTCAATGTCGCCATCAACCGCCTCAAGAACAAGATCGACCCGGATGGTCAGCAGAACTACTTCCATCCCGTATGGGGTGTCGGGTATAAATTTCATTGAAAAAAATATTACAATTTGACATTTTTTCTTCGCTTTTGAAAAGGAACACGTTACACTGCCATCATGAATAAACTGCAAACACTCGAAGACTATTTTGGACACAAGACTTTCAGGCCGCTTCAGGAAGAGGTGGTCGATGCCATCCTCAACAAAGAAGATGTGCTGATGATCCTGCCTACGGGAGGGGGAAAATCTCTCTGTTATCAGCTCCCTACCTTGCTGATGAAAGGTGTGACCGTTGTGGTCTCTCCGCTTCTGGCACTGATGCATGACCAGGTGGTCGCACTCAGAGCCAACGGTATCTCTGCTGCGATGCTCTCAAGCATGCAGGATCTGGAGGAGAGCCAGAAGATCGAAGCACAGCTTCAGCGCGGAGAGATCAAACTGCTCTATGTCGCACCTGAACGCCTGACGAATGCCTATTTCCTCAATATGCTGCATGGCCTGAACATTAACTTCTTCGTCATCGATGAAGCACACTGTGTGAGTGAATGGGGCCATGAGTTCAGAGAGAATTACCGACGGCTCTCTCTGCTTAAAGAGCAGTTCGCTACCACCCCGATCGCAGCATTTACCGCAACGGCGACCAATGCGGTGGAGGAAGATATCGCCTCCAACCTGGGGTTGAATAGCCCCAAGCGTGTCAGGGGTTCCCTCTTTCGTGAGAACCTTACCATTCATGCAAGACACCGTATCAAAGACGGTCGGGAACAGCTGCTGGAATTTCTCAAAAACCATCAGGGAGAGTCGGGGATCATCTATACCCTGTCACGGAAATCCACCGAATCCGTGGCCCATTTCCTTCAGGGCAAGGGCATTGAGGCCAAGGCATACCATGCAGGCCTTCCCACCCCGGAGAAGAATGCGACCTATGCGGATTTTGTGGCTGACAGGGTACAGATAGTCGTAGCGACCATCGCTTTTGGTATGGGAATAGACAAGAGCAATATCCGCTTCGTCGTGCATATGACACTTCCCAAGACACTGGAGAATTTCTACCAGGAGATCGGGCGTGCGGGAAGGGACGGGCTTGAGTCCGAGACACTGCTGCTCTTCTCTGCGCAGGATATCGTACAGCAGAAGATGTTCATAGAGGATCTCCCCGAAACACCCTACAAGCAGCACGCCTTCAACAAACTTGACAGTATGGTGCGTTTTGCCAACTCTGAGAACTGCCGTCACCAGAGTATCGCCGCCTATTTTGATGACCGTATTGAGGCATGTAAAGAGAAGTGTGACAACTGTACGACCACAGAGAGTGAGAAAGTAGATATTACGACTGCATCACGGATGCTGCTATCGACCATTCTGCGTACGGAGCAGAAATTCGGATTGCATTATGTGATCGATGTGCTCAAAGGCAGCAAAGAACAGCGTGTGCTGCAGAACGGCCATGACACTCTTTCTGTCTATGGCATAGGTGATGAATACAACAAGGCACAGTGGATGACCATCGGGGACAAGCTTCTGGAACTGGGAGCAGTGCAGATCGGAGAGTTCAAGGTTTACAAGTTGACACCGTTCGGGG
Coding sequences:
- the recQ gene encoding DNA helicase RecQ translates to MNKLQTLEDYFGHKTFRPLQEEVVDAILNKEDVLMILPTGGGKSLCYQLPTLLMKGVTVVVSPLLALMHDQVVALRANGISAAMLSSMQDLEESQKIEAQLQRGEIKLLYVAPERLTNAYFLNMLHGLNINFFVIDEAHCVSEWGHEFRENYRRLSLLKEQFATTPIAAFTATATNAVEEDIASNLGLNSPKRVRGSLFRENLTIHARHRIKDGREQLLEFLKNHQGESGIIYTLSRKSTESVAHFLQGKGIEAKAYHAGLPTPEKNATYADFVADRVQIVVATIAFGMGIDKSNIRFVVHMTLPKTLENFYQEIGRAGRDGLESETLLLFSAQDIVQQKMFIEDLPETPYKQHAFNKLDSMVRFANSENCRHQSIAAYFDDRIEACKEKCDNCTTTESEKVDITTASRMLLSTILRTEQKFGLHYVIDVLKGSKEQRVLQNGHDTLSVYGIGDEYNKAQWMTIGDKLLELGAVQIGEFKVYKLTPFGVEVIKGSHTIDLKKERLTVQKAKAKRKVTFFDDYNAEIYDRLRELRREIASEKGIPPYIVFSDKTLKDMSVKQPENKEAMLEVHGIGEVKFERYGEAFLGIFQNR
- a CDS encoding response regulator transcription factor — protein: MEKNIEIVIIEDEEDILELLEYHLSKEGYAVTGFLSTENVEQFLEEETPALMLVDRNLPGTEGSEFVAYLRDIGYDIPVIFLTAKDQESELEEGFTAGGDDYICKPFNPRELTLRVKALLKRSGALQEQERLKYRELTMDLSKKKLFVNDEPVSLTNLEFNLLHTFMKNVDKPLTRDYLRQEAWGQDGEGVNDNAVNVAINRLKNKIDPDGQQNYFHPVWGVGYKFH